Part of the Methanomicrobia archaeon genome is shown below.
GTTAGAGGTGATGTATCAATAATGCCCCTCAAAACCTTATGCCTAACTTTAAAATCTGACCGCCCCGTAGAAGAAGCCGCCGCGAAATTAAGAGACTTTATTTAAGAAGTGTGATTAAATCATCTTTACTCAACCCGGTTTGATGCGGGATATCAAGTAACGTCCCTTTCGCGAGTTCGTTATGCAAGGGGACAACGGTTTTGAAAGTTTTCCCTGCAGTTACTTTTTGAAACGAGACGTGACTGCCCTTACGCCGAACTTCGACAAACCCCGCTTTCTTCAGGACTCTGACAAGTTCCTTTCCTGAGACCACGGGCAGTTTAAGGCATCCGCCGCTTCTGCCTCTACTTCTACTTTTACCTCTAACGGTGTCCAGTAAGGGGTAACAGATACGCCAGGCAGGTCTTCAAGCCCAAAACTCTCGATGTAAAGTTCGATAGCCTCTTTGAGATTCTTCTGTGCTTCCAAAAGGGATTCGCCTTGTGATGTCACGCCAAGTTCTGGACACCGTGCCACAAAGAATTTACCTTCCTGGATGATGGACACCAGAAATACCCGTTTGTTCTCCATCCGTTATACCCTCTCCCCCCTCTAGGTTTACTTTTTTATCTTCTACTCGGACTTTGATTATGATTTAGTAGGTAGTATCTAGTATTTATTTTTTCAGGTACTCCTATGCACCTCAAACCATTCGTTTGGCCCTGAAATCGGATAGACCGGTGAGAGCGAACGCGGCGAAGATCCAGGGCTTCTTCGCCACACGGTTCACGGAGTACGCATTACTGCACCAACACGTCGATGTGAACAACGGTGCTTCTCTGCAAACCATAGATAGAAACCTGCCCTTTTCGCTGAGGATATGAATGAGGTAAAGAAGGTGGAGGAGGTGTAAATGGACACAGATTATCTCTAAAACCTCTCCAAAAACTCCTCAATAACCTTTATATCCTCGTCGTTTAACCCGTACAGTTTATAAACAAGCTCGTTTATCTCCGCTTCGAGTTCCGTGACTGATGGCGACTTTGTTTGGGCTTTATCTTCCTCAAGCTCCTTCAAAATCGCTTCGATAATCGCATCATTTTTGGGAACGAGAAGCTGCAGCTTTTCGTCTTTCTTTGCACGTTTTCCTTTTAGTGCCGCAACAACGTAATCTGCCTTCGGTTTTGAATCAACGAAAATGGCCGTTTCTTTTTTCCCGATTACGATGTTGTATCCACCACCCTCAACAGTTTTCTCTACAAAGGGTTCAAGCGTCTTGTGATTAGACTTGAAAGTGACGGATTTGGAGTCGAACTCTTCACCCCTGCTACGATAATCTTGAATGCAATCCTCAGGGAAGTTCTCGATTTTCTGCTCCAGCTTCACTAAATCTAAAATACGCTCGACTTTGTTCGTTATTTCGTCTGCAAGTTTTTGTTCTTCTGGAGTTTGTGGAAGTTTGATTGGAAGAGGTTCCAAATATTGTTTTTT
Proteins encoded:
- a CDS encoding type II toxin-antitoxin system HicA family toxin; amino-acid sequence: MPVVSGKELVRVLKKAGFVEVRRKGSHVSFQKVTAGKTFKTVVPLHNELAKGTLLDIPHQTGLSKDDLITLLK
- a CDS encoding type II toxin-antitoxin system HicB family antitoxin, producing the protein MENKRVFLVSIIQEGKFFVARCPELGVTSQGESLLEAQKNLKEAIELYIESFGLEDLPGVSVTPYWTPLEVKVEVEAEAADALNCPWSQERNLSES